Below is a genomic region from Brassica rapa cultivar Chiifu-401-42 chromosome A08, CAAS_Brap_v3.01, whole genome shotgun sequence.
GATACCGGCATCACATCAGCTCgcagatatctttacgaagtcACGACCACAACGTCCTTTTCTCAATCTCCGGTCCAAACTTGGTGTCTCAGAACCTCCTGCCACCAGTTTGAGGGGGTGTGTAAGCGATAACGAGCCAAAGACAGAGGCTTTGCTCAGTATCATAGCCCAACAGAAGACACAAGGTAGTGAGATGGGCTTAGAGCAAAAGGACAAACAGAGTGTTCTGAAACCAGTCGCCAATGATAAAGCAACGCAACGTTCATGTCGTACTACGGTCAACACAGCTCACCACATACAGCTATTTAACAGATTTGATTCTCTAGTATGCTGACGTGTTTGTCTTATCCAAAGCTAGCTCATTGTGTATAAGAGCATGACAATGTAAATCTGGAAACGTTAAGTTGAATAATATCCAGTAAagttcatcttctctctaaagCTTTCTTCAAGCTTATACATCTAGCTAGTTgaaaccgaaaacaaaaacaaattgtcgTCATTAgagaaaatatgtatatatgaatTTACCTGCATCATCTTTGGTGAAACACATTGGTGGTTTTATCCTGAAAACATTCCCATGAAGCCCTCCTTTTCCAACGAGGATGCCAAGTTCTTcacagagagaagagaaagtaAGATTCTCGTTACTCAATTTGATGCATTGGCTATTAATGTTAGTTTACCTCTAAGTTGCTCAAACAAGACAGCTGTTTCAGCTTTGGCTGGTGTCTTGTCCTTCCGGTCAGTCACAAGCTCGATCCCAACCATTAATCCTCTTCCTCTCACATCTCCAATTACTGAAACCAAACATAAACGgttaagttaaaaaaatagagtACTAATCTGATTAGAAAAATCTCAAATATTGTTTGTTTACTTACTATCATGTCTTTTCTGAAGATCTTTCAAACGTTGAATAAGGTGTGAACCAACTTCAGCACAGTGTGTTTGACGTCTCTCCTTATCAATAACGTTTAGAACAGCAAGTCCACCAGCTGAACACACTGGGTTTCCACCAAAAGTGTTGAACTGAATCTTTGTAGCTAAAACGCTAGCGATCTCTGGTGTAGTCACTACAGCTCCTAATGGTAATCCATTTCCTATTCCCTGTGAGCAGAACATGTACACTTTCTCAGCAAAATTACACCATTTTTTTGGAAGTTAATAACAGTCAATATAATCGATGATTAGAGAAGAGAGCAAATGGTAAGAATTTATTTTGACAAACCTTTGCCATTGTAACTATGTCAGGAACTACATCCTGTGTCTGAAAACCCCAATAATGACTTCCTGTCCTGCCAAATCCAGTTTGAACTTCATCGGCGATGCATACACCACCAGCTTTGCGTACAATGTCATAAACCGACTTTAAGTAACCAGGAGCCAATTCTACAGCTCCTCCTACCCCCTGAAAGTTTTAAAATGATAATGACATGGTGAATAGAGGTGTAACtcaaaagaaaaatagtttttaactTAATGGTTCTTTTAGACAAATAAAAAACCTGGATGGTCTCTGCAATAAAACCAGCCACTTTTCCAGAAGTACCATAGTCAATATGGTCTTGGACATCTTTAGCATACATAGAACCATCAGAACCAAATACTCCTCGGTATGGATCTGGATTTACAACATGATGGATCTCCCCCTGCATAATAACAGAGTTGGCAGCACAAAAGTTACACTTAAATAGCTAATAACAGAGTTGGCAACACAAAAGTTACACTCAAATAGTTCCAGAATAGATATATACGGAATAAATATTCCAACCGGCTAAGTAAATAATTGTTACAAATAATGAGGAAATTAATAGATTTAGATAAGAATCAACATAAAATAAACCAAATTTGCATACCGGACACATGAATAGAGAGAATTATattgcaaattttttttaactctcaTGGGTCAAGTTAAAAGACTATATAGTCACACAAATGTTTATGAACTTTTCTCATCAATCAATTTGAACTTGGGGACAAACCTGTGGTAAAGGGTACTTCCATGTGTTAAGAGCTGTGAGTCCAATAGTATTAGAACTTCCACCATGATAAGCATTTCTCATCGAAATCATCTCAAGGCTACCAGTATAAAGCCTAGCCATCATCATTGCTAGCTCATTAGCTTCTGAGCCAGAATTCACAAAGTACACAACCTGCATCCAAATATTATGAAAGCACTGATTCATCCACAAAAAGCAATAACATAATAACCTCACTATATTACCTTTAGGTTTCCAGGCATCTTCGCCGCTAACGCTTCAGCGAAATCGCCTATAGCGTGATGTAGGTATATGGTTGTAGCGTGCTGAAGAAGCTTGCTTTGTTCATTAATAGCGTTGAGTATGTCGGGATGGCAGTGACCGCATGAGACCGTGACTATTCCAGCAAAGGCATCGAGGTAACGCCTACCGGTTTCATCAAACAAGTACTGCATCTTCCCTTCCACGATGTTGAGCTGCAAGTAATACAAATAGATCAAGAAGAACCCTAAAGATTGATCATaagaatgcaaaaaaaaaaaatattaatcctttaaatacaactatatattagaTTTGTGCAGTCAAGATCACGAGAAGAACGTACAGGCTTTTGGTAGAAATGGAAAAGAGAAGGTCCGAGAAACTTCTTCCGTTTCTGGAAGACTTCATCTGCGGAAGGACCATTATACGGCCGCGGCTGGTAATCAAACGGCGGAAGCTGCGGCGGAGAAGAGGTGGAGTAATCAGAGCGGAGGAAGGTGATCGCAGGGGAATGGATCCGGGAGGAAGTTGAAGCTCTATCTAcgactctcttgagaagttgcCTCTGTAAAGCCATTCTGCTGTTCTGTACGGAGTAGTTAGAGAAAGATTAGGACCAATCACGGTCTTTATAAGACTGCTAAGTAAGATTAGTACATGGAATCACAAGGTTTTGAGAGATGATGACGTGGCAATATGATTCTCAAAAAAAGATTCCATGTGAATTAGATTTGCGGTACTGACACAGTCACACATCATCGTCGATATCCTCTGCAAATTAAAATAATGACTAGAGGCGGAGTATCCAAGATACCATCCTCGAAatcaattattaatatttaaaatctacgATGATAATACCGAACAAACGATGATATAAATCTTCTAATCATGCATTATTGCAAAACTAAAATCAATACATTAGTTTACGGATTAGGCGTCATATGCGTCCAAACCAAATGCACCATTGTTATTTGCACGGTTAGAATTAATGATATATTAATGTGTTGATTAGAAATGTTTTAGTGGCTAATTTACGATTATTAAAGTGGTCGAAAGATATACTACAAAGATTAAGATCTTTCAACAATATATAAATGACATAAACACTCCATAcgattcaaaatataatatatctaggTTTGGCTGCGTGATTCTGATTTTTCACAACATCATTGTTTTTATGTTCATGAATGTATACCGTCTTAAGCTAATTAAGTTTCTGTGTTATCTtttaataaccaaaaaaaaatgatgacaaaaaaaaccaaaaaacataTACCTAACTATTAAAATGAACATTATCTTAGaacaaaaatgttaaataattaagaTTTAAGACGCATACCTATTTCATTTGTTTAATAAGAAAGAATTGAAACATGGAAGAGTCAGACGTGTACGTGACTATCGCTTGCAAACGTAACACAATAAAGTCATGTTGATAGAGCTGTCGTTGATAACAACCAAAGCATTTGATTTTTAAAAGCTATTAATTACTCTTATTCCTAACTCATTGATCTGGCTTTAATTTGGTCATCGATACGTACTGAAACCGAAATCATCATATTTATTTGGCTAATCACCAATACAAACCAAAGTTCATAAATCTCTTTTTTTGACAAAGTTCATATCAatcttattaaattaaaaatacttttaaaatgtttagaaaCATGGATAATAGTATAtcaatctgcaaaaaaaaaatactattgttttgaaacataaataatagtatattaaaaaaaaagtaacgagtttatgttattaaaaattttttggatcaatatttttatttatcatgaTTAAAAGTTAATAGTTATAGTTTGATGCCATAAATTATGAAATCCTGTGTATCTTAATATCCTGAGGGGAACCCTCCTTTTCTTGGATCACTAACTGCTACAAGCCTACTCGTTCCGTTTGAATTTCCACCGGATTCTACAACTATTAACTGAGAAATTGCTCCATCAGCGATCGGCGTTAGGACATGACCTTTCTTCTCCAAAACGTCTCTTGTCTCTTTAGGAAGCTCAAAATGATCATCGTAAACCGTCTTCCAATCCTCATACGAAATTCTATTTGGTATCAGCTGCAAAATGACATCACAAAAAAATTAGCTATAAACAAAAGAACAAGAAAGTTTCTAATTTGGGTAAAAAAAGATGCAAAAACCTGGTGGAAGATTCTTGGAGCCATGACGGAAGAGAGAGGATCCATGTTGAGGAAAAAATGATTCAAGAAAACTTGTGTTGCTCCAGGGATGATATACAATCCTCCACTCGCACCAACTGCAGCTTTCACTTTACCGTCCTACAGAAACCAAAGCAGAAAACACTGTCATTTAGAATCCCAATTCCGACTTTCGTGAGCACAAGTAACATGTATTTTGACCAACCTTGAGTACAATGGTGGGAGACATTGAAGACAAAGGTCGTTTCCCGGGACGGATGAAGTTAGCCGGTGCTGGAGGCGGCACATCTGGTTGGGGCTTCATGGGGATCGAGAAGTCGTCCATTTGGTTGTTCAGAACGATTCCGGTGCTAGGGGACAGCTTTGTTGCCCCAAAGTAACCGTTTACTGTAGTAGTCATTGCTACAACATTCCTCTCCTTATCTATTATTGAGAAATGGCTCGTCCCATGATCATGAATCTCATTCCATCTACAAAATAAGAGAAGAAACATCATAAAATCTATTCGAATAAGATGGATTTTAATTGATAGAAAAACTTACTTGCCACCATAATATTTAGGATCAAAGGTTTTGTCATCGTTGATCTTTTTCTTCAGTTCTTGTGCAAACTTTGGAGACAACATATCCGAAACAACCTTAGTAACATCGACGAAATCTGGATCCCCGAGGTTCATTCTGACCGCGAATGCATGTTTTAGAGC
It encodes:
- the LOC103835108 gene encoding alanine--glyoxylate aminotransferase 2 homolog 1, mitochondrial isoform X2, whose protein sequence is MALQRQLLKRVVDRASTSSRIHSPAITFLRSDYSTSSPPQLPPFDYQPRPYNGPSADEVFQKRKKFLGPSLFHFYQKPLNIVEGKMQYLFDETGRRYLDAFAGIVTVSCGHCHPDILNAINEQSKLLQHATTIYLHHAIGDFAEALAAKMPGNLKVVYFVNSGSEANELAMMMARLYTGSLEMISMRNAYHGGSSNTIGLTALNTWKYPLPQGEIHHVVNPDPYRGVFGSDGSMYAKDVQDHIDYGTSGKVAGFIAETIQGVGGAVELAPGYLKSVYDIVRKAGGVCIADEVQTGFGRTGSHYWGFQTQDVVPDIVTMAKGIGNGLPLGAVVTTPEIASVLATKIQFNTFGGNPVCSAGGLAVLNVIDKERRQTHCAEVGSHLIQRLKDLQKRHDIIGDVRGRGLMVGIELVTDRKDKTPAKAETAVLFEQLRELGILVGKGGLHGNVFRIKPPMCFTKDDADFLVDALDYSISRL
- the LOC103835108 gene encoding alanine--glyoxylate aminotransferase 2 homolog 1, mitochondrial isoform X1, producing MALQRQLLKRVVDRASTSSRIHSPAITFLRSDYSTSSPPQLPPFDYQPRPYNGPSADEVFQKRKKFLGPSLFHFYQKPLNIVEGKMQYLFDETGRRYLDAFAGIVTVSCGHCHPDILNAINEQSKLLQHATTIYLHHAIGDFAEALAAKMPGNLKVVYFVNSGSEANELAMMMARLYTGSLEMISMRNAYHGGSSNTIGLTALNTWKYPLPQGEIHHVVNPDPYRGVFGSDGSMYAKDVQDHIDYGTSGKVAGFIAETIQGVGGAVELAPGYLKSVYDIVRKAGGVCIADEVQTGFGRTGSHYWGFQTQDVVPDIVTMAKGIGNGLPLGAVVTTPEIASVLATKIQFNTFGGNPVCSAGGLAVLNVIDKERRQTHCAEVGSHLIQRLKDLQKRHDIIGDVRGRGLMVGIELVTDRKDKTPAKAETAVLFEQLRELGILVGKGGLHGNVFRIKPPMCFTKDDAAIVAKLYKKEEAGRKKVMEEEEDEDDTFEDAVCSKTPARVNTPLSVITEAFENLADLLKPDISTDEDGLSLDAFCSACTHVSILFSCLGFAFKFAEMEYISKVKDLVEASKTLDTLQNILDLDVENATVKTPGSRSRNLRRVRQGLDLIRAIFEQFLMTDEYSLKDAATTAYTEVCAPFHTWAVRTAVYAGMYTLPTRDQLLLRLNETDQSVEKNMRRYMEASQPIIEYIDKLYIERNIKLDW